The nucleotide window GAGGACACGGGCACCGCACTTTTGGCAGCGGATGGGAGCGCCCTTTTCGAGGGGGACGCGGACGGCGCAGTCGCCGCAGCGGTAGATCATTGTGCCCGAGCTGGCGGCGACGTCGTCGCGTTGGGAGAAGGCGCCCGAGGGGGCTTCGTAGTCTTGGCCGGAcatttctttttcctggTTGACGACGGTGAGTGATTGGGTGTAAGTGATTGCTTGGGAAGTGCAATGGGTTGTTTgtggatgagatggttgAAGATAGCGAATGGATGGACGAAGTGGAGGGGCTCTATCAAAGACAGGTTGATGCGCACGCTGACTGAACgggagagcagcagcaaggcagaaaaaaaggcggaggggggcggCAAAACCTTGGCGGTGG belongs to Podospora bellae-mahoneyi strain CBS 112042 chromosome 6, whole genome shotgun sequence and includes:
- the RPC10 gene encoding DNA-directed RNA polymerase core subunit rpc10 (EggNog:ENOG503P6TW; COG:K), yielding MSGQDYEAPSGAFSQRDDVAASSGTMIYRCGDCAVRVPLEKGAPIRCQKCGARVLYKERTRRMVQFEAR